One region of Corvus moneduloides isolate bCorMon1 chromosome 1, bCorMon1.pri, whole genome shotgun sequence genomic DNA includes:
- the LOC116448423 gene encoding protein cordon-bleu-like, with translation MASESSCFASEDTTEDSGVVSSPSDIVSLDSQNDSMKLRDIKLVNGYMEPAEAGAMCGTEMCPVRNTYCGSVGPDSAPLSRQDEAMALAKHENEDPFIAAQLQQTLADLDEDLEAVDGVSNSDSDYTSEALNLHIRKVEATQDVSISVPVTIIDDAPEVSTSNSDENQEVEIRVSQNISDDSVNARNFTNKNNNAGSFDKGHTDGGAVCKDLIYQQPSENEFSHLPVEQRRDMFESLTSSFEKRSEKNLRLELSPKHGVKSEECKSKLSPSHSKATTEISTAKEKLNPFNECSSRERSLKKSKSELEIKWPPAKKMEVEEVPSTPTWCHRAQNSGSSYEPKMGLTTFKVVPPKPEVRHFDRGVSLSTGAIKIDELGNLIGPNTSVSKQVQGSSSAESEEIHIGKVKAFWRSSSMEKQSDDPAEHFPKKSAVTTNSKPFTIKHEHKPVCLAAPKPAAQQTVTAQVAERQSENERTKPALSVTQSQVTPLAAPTISKDKLELPFVKPHRRTSSQYVASAIARHISATTFKSDTMEYHEKDENKQGAGEIKNEAEVSPKRCIIVAKYSPVETESAETRETLSSIFASSQKASHRFTPGDNSGMENKVVNIRAPNQATPLSFYKKNASVPLTKSSSKDNNSAEDDHGLNSKQSIAEKKTRLVFDQKCETLTHTNSASSLKSPDLQGVPSSSSSSLRVTKWRPANGVQVSSLKASPELNGAAANAESEQEEKPDDSDINTVSELDVNVQTNIFGPKKKFKPVVQKPVPKDTSLHSALMEAIQTGGGKEKLRKVSNSALNGNHRKPSYADPENERSALLAAIRGHSGTSKLKKISSLASEELQRFRDAELSLQKAEDLQEEQLYIPPAPAQPPPPPPPIQLSAAAPKSSATATGNPAEARQALMEAIRSGAGAAKLRKVPLLV, from the exons CAGGCAAGATGAAGCAATGGCTTTGGCTAAGCATGAGAATGAAGATCCATTCattgcagcacagctccagcagacTTTGGCTGACCTGGATGAAGATTTAGAAG CAGTGGATGGTGTCAGTAACTCTGACTCCGACTACACCAGTGAAGCCTTGAACCTACATATAAGAAAAGTTGAGGCCACCCAAgatgtttccatttctgttccAGTAACAATCATAGATGATGCTCCAGAAGTTAGCACCTCTAACTCAGATGAAAATCAAGAGGTGGAGATTAGGGTTTCACAGAATATCTCAGATGACTCTGTTAATGCAAGAAActtcacaaataaaaacaacaatgCAGGTTCCTTTGATAAGGGACACACAGATGGTGGAGCTGTATGCAAGGACCTAATATATCAGCAACCATCTGAAAATGAATTCAGTCACTTGCCTGTGGAACAGAGGAGAGATATGTTTGAATCTCTCACATCCTCCTttgaaaaaagaagtgaaaagaacTTAAGACTGGAACTCTCTCCTAAACACGGTGTGAAGTCTGAGGAATGTAAATCTAAGCTGAGTCCGTCTCACTCTAAGGCCACGACTGAAATCAGTACAGCAAAAGAGAAGCTAAATCCATTTAATGAATGTAGTAGCAGGGAAAGATCtctaaaaaaaagtaaatcagaATTAGAAATCAAATGGCCACCagcaaaaaaaatggaagtagaAGAAGTCCCATCAACACCCACATGGTGTCATCGTGCCCAGAATTCAGGATCAAGCTATGAACCTAAAATGGGTTTGACAACCTTTAAAGTTGTCCCTCCCAAACCTGAAGTAAGACATTTTGATAGAGGAGTTTCACTCTCCACTGGTGCCATTAAGATAGATGAATTAGGCAATCTTATAGGCCCAAATACCAGTGTCAGTAAGCAAGTACAAGGCTCTTCTTCTGCTGAAAGTGAGGAAATTCATATTGGGAAGGTGAAGGCATTCTGGAGGTCAAGTTCTATGGAAAAGCAAAGTGATGACCCCGCTGAGCATTTTCCTAAAAAGTCAGCAGTCACCACAAACTCTAAGCCCTTTACTATAAAACATGAACACAAACCTGTCTGTCTTGCAGCTCCAAAACCTGCAGCACAACAAACTGTTACTGCCCAGGTAGCTGAAAGACAATCTGAGAATGAAAGGACCAAACCAGCTCTTTCAGTTACACAGTCTCAGGTAACACCATTAGCAGCCCCAACCATTAGTAAGGACAAGCTGGAACTCCCATTTGTAAAGCCACACAGGAGAACTTCAAGTCAGTATGTTGCCTCTGCCATTGCAAGACATATCAGTGCAACTACCTTTAAATCTGACACTATGGAATATCAtgagaaagatgaaaacaagCAAGGGGCAGGAGAGATTAAGAATGAAGCAGAAGTTTCACCAAAAAGATGTATTATTGTGGCCAAATATAGCCCTGTGGAAACAGAATCAGCAGAAACAAGAGAAACACTTTCAAGTATTTTTGCTTCCAGTCAGAAAGCATCCCACAGATTTACACCAGGTGATAATTCTGGCATGGAAAACAAAGTAGTTAATATCAGGGCACCAAATCAAGCAACTCCTTTGAGTTTCTATAAAAAGAATGCCAGTGTCCCACTTACTAAATCCTCTTCAAAGGATAACAACAGTGCAGAAGATGATCATGGTTTAAACAGCAAACAAAGTATAGCAGAGAAAAAGACACGTCTTGTGTTTGACCAGAAATGTGAGACTTTGACCCACACTAATTCAGCCTCATCCCTCAAGTCTCCTGATCTCCAAGGAGTCCCATCCTCTTCCAGCTCATCTTTGCGAGTCACTAAATGGCGTCCTGCTAATGGTGTACAAGTTAGTTCACTGAAAGCTTCACCTGAACTAAATGGTGCAGCAGCAAATGCGGagtcagagcaggaggagaaaccTGATGATTCAGATATTAATACTGTCAGTGAACTGGATGTTAACGTGCAGACCAATATCTTCGGACCAAAGAAGAAGTTCAAGCCTGTCGTCCAAAAGCCAGTTCCAAAAGACACATCTTTGCACAGTGCCCTAATGGAAGCCATTCAAacaggagggggaaaggagaaactcAGAAAG GTTTCAAACAGTGCACTAAATGGCAATCACAGGAAACCCTCATATGCTGACCCAGAGAATGAGCGTTCAGCCCTACTAGCAGCAATTAGAGGCCACAGTGGCACCTCAAAGCTAAAAAAG ATCTCCTCATTGGcctctgaagagctgcagcGTTTTAGGGATGCAGAACTGTCCTTGCAGAAGGCAGAAGACCTTCAGGAAGAGCAGCTGTATATCCcacctgcccctgcccagccaccaccaccaccacctcccattcagctgtcagcagcagctcctaAATCCTCTGCCACAGCTACAGGTAACCCAGCAGAGGCAAGGCAAGCCCTAATGGAGGCCATTCGctctggtgctggagcagcaaagTTAAGAAAG GTCCCTCTGCTCGTTTGA